The Persephonella sp. genome includes a region encoding these proteins:
- a CDS encoding DUF6394 family protein translates to MINWGKVWSDFFIFLALTSNVGFIFSHDPYQLVIAIGVNLLATVLKFGAKKILAAELLATALVADLHLIPATILYFMETHVPLAIGLAIGAAVANIISIVMLVIEIIFEYRKEEEI, encoded by the coding sequence ATGATAAACTGGGGAAAAGTTTGGTCTGATTTTTTTATCTTTCTTGCCCTTACCAGTAATGTTGGATTTATTTTCAGTCATGACCCTTACCAGCTTGTTATCGCTATAGGGGTAAATCTACTTGCAACAGTGCTTAAATTTGGAGCAAAAAAGATACTTGCTGCAGAGCTTCTTGCCACAGCACTTGTTGCTGATCTTCATCTTATACCTGCCACTATTCTTTACTTTATGGAAACCCACGTGCCCCTCGCCATAGGTCTTGCCATAGGAGCAGCGGTTGCCAACATAATCTCAATAGTTATGCTGGTCATAGAGATAATTTTTGAATACAGAAAAGAGGAAGAGATCTGA